Below is a window of Desmonostoc muscorum LEGE 12446 DNA.
CAATACTCACTTTAGCGATCGCACTATCTAAAACAACTTCACCCCATCCTAATTCTGCTGCTACTTGGGTGAGCAGTTCTTTTGCATTTTCCCCATCTATCTGGGACACTGTAAAGGCAATATCCCGTCGGGGAACACCATCAATTACCCGACAGCGCTGAGATTGAATAATCATATCAACGCTGACGTTGTGTTGCGCTAATAATCCAAACAACTTTGCTGCCATCCCTGGACGGTCTGGTAATTGGCGAATAGCAAGACGTGCTTGGTTTAAGTCCAGGGCGACGCCGCGAACGGGAGGAAAACTGGGCAGAGGGGCAGAGGGGTAAAGGGGCAGAGGGGATGAACTCTCCTCTGCTCCCCTGCTCCCTTGCTCCCCTGCTTCGATTTCAAAGGCGCTACGAAGTGCAGTAACGGCGCGATCGCATTCGGCGGCATCGACTACACAACTTACTTTGACTTCGCTGGTGGAAATCATTTGAATATTCACGTTAGCTTCGGCTAAGGTGGCGAACATCTTGGCAGCTACACCGGGACGCCCAATCATACCTGCGCCTGCAATGCTGACTTTGGCAATGTTACGTTCTACCATTACCTCAGCTTCCTCAGATTTGGGGTTGGATGCATTCCTGAGGGCTGGGGCGATCGCTGCTGCTACTGCTTCGGCTCGTTTTAAAATCGGTGTGGTCACGGTAAAGGCAATGTCATTACTATTACCTTCGTGAATTGACTGAATAATCAAATCTACATCTACTTTTTGGCGGGAAATTTCGCCAAATAACCTTGCTGCTACGCCTGGTTTATCGGGTACGCGCAACAAAGCGACCTTTGCTTGGTTGGTGTCAAATTCTACATGATCTACTGGACGGGCAATTTCTAGATTGATGAGCGATCGCCCTTGGGGTTTAGCTGATGTCACCCAAGTACCTGGGTCATCTGTCCAGCTAGATCTGACTACAAGGGGAACACCGTAGTTACGAGCAATTTCCACAGCTCGCGGATGCAACACTTTTGCCCCCAAGCTAGCTAGTTCTAGCATTTCATTGCAGCTGATGGCATCCATCAACTGAGCTTCGGGAACTAAGCGGGGGTCTGTAGTTAAAATCCCTGGAACATCTGTATAAATTTCACAGAAATTGGCTCCTAATGCTGCTGCCAGTGCCACTGCCGAAGTGTCAGAACCACCACGCCCCAAAGTTGTAATTTCTAATTCTTCGGCGCTGGATATGCCTTGAAAACCTGCTACTACAACTACTTTCCCTGCTTTCACTTGGCGAGTTAGGCGAGTAGTTTCGATATGCAAAATCCGAGCGCGGCTGTGTTCGGCTTCGGTAACAATTCCTACCTGAGCGCCAGTCATAGAAATTGCTGGTTGTCCAAGTTCCTGCAACGCCATACTGAGTAAGGCAATGGTGACTTGTTCGCCAGTGGAAAGCAGCATATCCATTTCCCGGCGGCTAGGATTTGGCGAAATCTCATTAGCTAGTTTGACGAGTCCATCGGTAGTTTTGCCCATTGCCGAAACCACTACAACCACTGAGTTTCCAGCTTTTACAGTTTTGCAGACGCGCACTGAAACAGCTTGAATGCGTTCGACTGAACCGACAGATGTACCACCGTATTTTTGAACTATGAGCGCCATAACTTTTAGTCAATCAATTGTGTCTGTTTTGCTCAATGCCCCCGCCGGGTTAGGAAGCGTTGAAGGTATTAATAGATATTTAGTTTACAAGTATTTAGAGCAGAAGTTGATTATTCAAAAACGACATCTTCGTAAAGTGCTGCCATTGTTTCCTGAAAATCCACGCTGTTGAGTCGAAATGATTTATCTTCTGCTGTGTAGGATTGCAAAACCCACAGTCCCTCATCGTTGCGGCGAAAACACTCGACTCGCTGACGTTTTGTATTAATTAAAACATACTCTTGCAGACTTTCGAGTGTTTGATAATCAGCGAACTTGTCTCCCCGGTCAAAGGCTTCGGTAGAATTAGATAAAACTTCGATAATTAAACAAGGAAATCTTTTATAAGCTGGTGTTTCTTGGTCTCGTCCATCGCAAGTAACCATGACATCAGGATAATAAAAGCGATTCAGAGATTCAATTCGGGCTTTCATGTCGGCGATGTAAACACGACAACCAGAACCGCGTACATGATTACGGAGGAGAGATGCAAGGTTAAGAGCAATGGTAACATGTGGGTCAAGCGCCCCAGCCATTGCATAGATGTAGCCGTCGATGTATTCATGTTTGACAGGGTTTTGTTCCTCTAGTTGGAGGTACTCTTCAGGGGTAAGGTAGTTTTGTTGGGGGGAGGCTATCATATTTGACACTTCAAGGTTTGAGCAATATTTATTGATGGCAAGTATACTTTATAATCAAGTAAGGAACTTATGTAAGGAACGTGGATAATGGCTAGTGCGACCATCACCACCAAAGGACAAGTAACTATTCCTAAAGAAATTAGGGATTATCTTAACCTTGATACAGGTAGTAAGGTTGATTTTGTCATTGATGAAAATGGAACAGTCAAACTAATTCCCCTGAATGTCCCTATCCAAAGTTTATCGGGAATTTTACACCGTCCGGGGATGAAAAGCGCAACTTTAGAAGAAATGGAAGCGGCAATTCAAGAAGGCTCAAGTGATTAGTATAAATGGAATGATTTCATACTTCTCTTAATAAATAAAAGCCATTTGCTTCTAAATATTTAATTAACTCTTTTCGTTTGACTGACACACTCAAACCTCTATAGGAATTTGTTCTAGCAAAGAACCACCTGTGGGAATTTCCTTATTTTGTTGACGATAGGCAAGAATCATTTCTTTGGTTGCGTCTTGTAACATAGCCCTGCATTCTTCTATTGTTTCTCCCTCAGTGATAACTTCTTGCCATTCAATGAGTTGTCCCATATATCCGCTATCAGTTTTTGTATATCTTGCAGTGTATGTAATTAACATTTCCGTGATTGCGAAGATAATTATATAATTTATCGTAGCTAATTTTATGCTGGGCGTAGGCGAGCTTTTCGTAGACATCGCTCTCTATCATTCACAACGACATAAGAGCGATCGCCCAGGCAATTTATGACAAGTTAGAAGATGGTACATTTACAGGTAGAATTCCTGTTTGCAAAGGAGTGATAGCTTTTGCATCGACTTTGCGCGGGTGTGAAGATGAATTACGCTCAACCCTGGAAGACTGGATTTTACTTGGGTTAAAGCTGGGACAAGCTCTAGCAGTAATTGAGCATTGACCTGAACAGCCTTTAAGATTTACCGAGAAGCGTAGGCGTAGCCCGCCGCAGGCATCGCTGTTGATCTAGTTAACAGCAGTTTTCATGTATTTGAACCACATCTGTCGTAGGGGCACAGCATTGCTGTGCCCCTACCGCGTGGTCTATTTACCTGAAAATAGCTGTCATGAAATTTAGGTGAGCGATCGCTTTTACAATACCATCATTCCACCTCAGAACAAGGAACTACTAGCTCGGAACTAAAACGTTCTCGTTTGAAACAGGAACATTCTCGTTTGAAACAAGAACATTCTCACTTGGAACAGGAACGTTCTCGTTTGGAACAGGAACATTCTCACTTGGAACAGGAACGTTCTCATTCAGAACATGAAAAGCCGAGTTCGGAACACGAAAGGCCGAGTTTAAGCGATCGCACTTTTCAGTTTGATCGCGGTACGCTTTGCACAAAACTAGCTTATTCTGGATTTTGGGAAAGGCGATCGCGAATATATGCTAAATCTTCACGACAAGTAACAGTACGGAGATGATTAACTCCTAGACATCGCTCATAAATATCCAAAGCTTGCTTTAACAGGTCTTCAGCTTTGCTGTATTTGCCTTGGGAGTTATAAAATGCCGCCAGATTGTTAAGAATGAGTGCAACATTAGGATGTTCCTCACCCAGTCGGCATCGCTGTATTTCTAAAGCTTGTTTATACCAGGATTCGGCTTCGCTGTATTTATTCTGGGATTCGTAGAGTCCGGCCAAGTTATTGATGGTAGTAGCAACAGTATGATGTTCATCACCCAGCAGGCATTGTTGTAGTGCCAAAGCTTTCTCATACAGAGGTTCAGCGTCACTGTATTTTTTTTGGGATTTGTAGCATAACGCCAAGTTATTGAGACTTTGAGCAACATCAAGATTTTCTTCTCCCAGCAGACGTCGCCTTATTGCTAAAGCTTGCTGGTATAAAGGTTCGGCTTTGTTATGTCGATCTTTAAAAGAGTAAAATAATGCTAGGTTGTTAAGAGTTTGAGCAACATCAAGATTTTCTTCTCCCAGCAGACGTCGCCTTATTGCTAAAGCTTGGAGATATAAAGATTCCACTTCATTGGATCGACCTTGAAAAGAGTAAAATAATGCTAGGTTGTTAAGACTTTGGGCAACATCAAGATTTTCTTCTCCCAGCAGACGTCGCCTTATTGCTAAAGCTTGGAGATATAAAGATTCCACTTCATTGCATCGACCTTGAGAAAAGTAGAGTCCCCCCAAGTTGTGGAGGCTGGTGGCAACATGAAGATGCTCTTCGCCCAGGCGCTTTTTAGTAACTTCTAGACACTGCTCACACCAAGGAACAGCCTGTCCATATAATCCTTGACCACTATAAAACCAAGCGTTACCGATGAAAGGCAGAGTTAAATCATCATCGCTGAGGTATTGAATGAGATTGTTCGCTACTTCAGCTATATGAGGTATAGCGGGGGTGGCATCGGTAATTTGCTTAAGCGTAGGGGTGTAAGGGATCTCTTTTGCAACTGCTACCATTACCCGACAAAGCGATCGCTTAAATTCTTCTACCTGTTCTAAACCTGTACACTGATATTGGAAAAATTCCCGCAACAGTGGATGCAGTTGATAAACTCCCTCACCTTTGCGCTGGAGTAAATGCAAATTCAGCAAGCTATCGTCTCTAATGTCTTCTAAATCTTGGGCATCTTCATCTGGTAAACATTGTTCCACCAACTTCCAAGGTATAGGTGCGGCTGCAAATAAACTCAATAAACAACCCAATTGTTTATCGTCGTCTTCTAATTCTTGCCAACTCAACTCAAAGGCGGCTAACACACCTCGTTGTGCTGTCATGTCGGCTTCCGACTTAGATTTAGAAAGAGAACGCTCATCTAATCGCTTGTTCTCCAACCGCCGCAACATCTCAGCTACAGATAAATCCTGTTTCCGTGCCAGATAGCGCCCCACTAATTCCACACCCAAAGGTAAATATCCTAGCCACTCACACAAATGATTTGCTACAGCTAATTCTTTTTCAATTCGCCCTGGTGTTTCTTTGAGTAAAGACTTGAATAACTCCAGCGCCTCCTCTGGTTGCAGCACATCCAAAGATAACTGTGCGATGCGTCCCAACTTCTGGCGCGTAGTCATCAGCACTTTAAACCGAGAAGGTAGGGACTGTAAGTAAGGCTTAACTTCCTCGTAGTCGCTGACATCATCCAACACTAGCAACACATCACCACCACGCCAACGCCGCCAGCAATATTGCACTTGGGCGAGTAATTTTTGGTTAAAATCTTCTGTTAAATCCTCTGGCGGGTTTAAGTCAAGCTGCGTTCTGGCAAACTGCACAACTTGAATGCCTATATCCCCAGTTTTTGGTAGCAACCAGCAAAGCCCACCGTTGTATGTTTCGCGGCGTTGGATGGCATATTGCAAAGCGAGTTCTGTTTTACCTACTCCACCCATGCCGGCGATCGCAGCAATGGCTACTTGTTTATAATCCTGCAAAAGTTGGTGGAGATTTTGCAATTCTTCTTCACGCCCGACAAATTCCACCACCCCACTCAGGGGCAAATTTTGCGGTATTTCAGTAAAAGGATTTGACTTTACCCGTTCCCCTTCAGGCGGCTGTAGTCAAAAGTTAAAATTTTGGGTTCGGTTGTCATTAGAAACATTCCCGACATTCCCGCCATAATTTTTATCAACTGTGTTCGTAAAATTCTGGATAATAGCGGGTTGAGATTTCACAGCATCCGCCACCGTCTCGACAGCTTGAGCAATTTCCAGGTCTTTGTTTGCCGCTTCCTCTACTTGTTCGATTAGATGCGCTTGACCATAATCTAGAGGTTGTGTTTGAGCTAGTTCAATGGCACTTGCTGTATTGGGTTGTTTGCGCTTCAGGAGTAAGAATAACTTGGTTGAGTCGATGGGGGATATTATTCCCCGCACCTCTCAGTTAGATCCGTGCGTACCCGTTTCCGTGTACACGGCTCCCGATGTTCTCAGCTTCTCAGCTTTCGCTTTTGCTCATGTGCTTGTAATCGTGGCAACTCTCGTGAATTGCTTCCAGATTATTTTTCTTCCAGTTGGCGTGATTTTCGTCGATGTGATGCAGATGAATCCGTTCCTCATCGATGAACTTTAAGCCGCAAGAGGCACATCTATGGTTTTGCTTCTTAAGAGCAAAAGAAGTTTCGCCGTCATAGAGCTTACTTTTGCGTTCGCTCCAGTAGGCTGTATCTCCGTCATAGGGGGATTTTGTTCCTTTAACCATGACGTGGCTACTTTCGGAGTAGGAAACTGCTGGGAATGCTTTGTCTAGTAATTTCTTGCTAGCGTAGCGATTTTTCTTGGCTTCCTTGTTGAATACCGTATAAGCTCTTTTTTTGATGTGGTATAACGAGTTTCTAGACCCGTCCATCTTGCAGAACTTATGGTAATTTCTCCAACCTCTTACTACCGGGGCTAATTTCTCAGCCTTTGTGGTAGCACCATAATTCGAGTTGTTGACGATGTGTTTTACTTTCTTACGGAATGCTTTGAAGTTGTCCACTGAGGGAATGCTTCTAAACTTTCCGTTTTTCTGGACTTTAAAGTGCCAGCCGAGGAAATCAAACCCATCTGTCGCGGCGGTAACTTTGGTTTTCTTTTGGCTTACATTCATTCCGCGTTTGCGGAGGAACTCGCTGATTTTCTCAAGTATCTCTATCGCATTATCTTCGGGTCGGAGTATAATAACCATGTCATCCGCGTATCGGATTGATGGCTCGTTGATTTGCCCGTTGGCTCTGTATCTGTGGATACTTTCAACCCCGTTGAGTGCGATGTTTGCTAATAGTGGGCTGACTACTCCCCCTTGAGGTGTACCCTGTTCGGGGAATTCTGGGTTTACTCCTGCCTTGAGGCATCGGTATATTCCGAGTTTTAAGCCTTTGGGGGCGATGAGTTCGTCCATTATTGCTGAGTGGTTAATCCTATCGAAGCATTTTTCGATATCGAGTTCTATAACTCGTTTCTCTGTTCCATTGCAGGAAGAGCGTAGGTTATTGTAGATGTACCGTTGTGCATCGTGAGCAGAGCGCCCTGTTCTGAACCCGTAGCTCCTGGCGTGGAAAGTGGCTTCGTGTGCTGGTTCTAGTGCATATTTTGCAAGGCATTGCCAAGCTCTATCCGCTATGGTTGGTATTTTAAGCATTCTGGTAGTCCCGTCCTTTTTGGGGATGGGGATTTCCCTTAGTCCTTGATGCTTCCAATTTCCACTATTCATTTTCAGTAATTCTTCAAGGTTGAAGCGTTCCTCAAATGACAGGGATTTCTTACCATCAATACCCGCCGTTTTTTTACCAGCGTTTAGCTGAGATACAAGTCTAATTGCAAGAAATCGAGCCGAGGTGGATTTAAAAATAAGCTTTTGGAGAAACCTAGCTTTCCGTTTGTCTCCAACTTGAACCGCTTTAAATACGCGCTTTTGAAGGCGGAAAAGATTTCGGCGGAATTTCTTCCACGGTAAGGCTTTCCAAGATTCACTAGTATGTCTACTGTGTCTAATCATTTTCTCTTCTAGAGTTTGTATTTTCTGAACACCTCAGACCAATTACGGTCTGTCCTACCCGAATTGTGAGAGTTCCGCTTCTCGTCTAGCCTACTTGGGGAACGAAAGCCCCAGGACTCACAAATCGTTTTTATTCGTTCCCTCGGAGAGATTGATTGTTCCGTTAGATGTAGCCAATTTGACCGTTGGATTCCCTAGACTCTTGCCGTTATTGGCGATATTACGGCGGGAATTGGCTCCAACGAAGTCAGGGATTTTAGTGTTGCGCCCTGCTCTACGATGGGTCACTTTTTGAGGCTCTGTTTCATCATAGGAACTCCCTATTAGCGCCAGTGTCAACCCGCAACGGTCGTCTGATTGCGCCCTGTTCCCAGCTTCACTCTACAAGAACCGAGCTTGTTCGGTGTGGGCAGATAAGGAGTCAATTCTGAGTCTGAATGGCAAGGCTTACACTTGCATCTGACCGAGAGTTCAGCCTTTAGTGACAGTAATCTGCTGTCGGGCTGGCTTAGTTATGTGCGGACTGACTACCGTGATTCACTAAGCAACGAATCGCACTTCGCCTTCGTCCCAAGCCTTTTCGCCGATGATTTCACCAGTTTTTTCAAAAGCCTTGGTGATGACTAAGGTTGCGATCGCAGCTGCTGTCAGTGATACTGGCTCCATAAATTCGCCAAAACATACGAAATTTTACTTATGGTTCTCAGTCTAACAGTCTCTAAACAGATAATAAAGAACAAATAACAGAAGAAATTATAAACAATTTAAGGGACGACTTCCACAGGTGAAATCGTCCCTCCCAACTTAATAAAAGTAAAATATTTCCTATCTACTTACCCTGGAAGGTTCAACCCACTCATCCCAAGAGCTATCATAACCATCGTAAGTAATTTTATAAAGATTCTCACTAACATCTAAAATTCGCCCTTGATACCATTTCCCTTTCCAGAGAATTCTCACTGCATCACCAACTTCAAACGATGCCCGAAAACGTGAAGTTCCAACCCACTCATCCCAAGAACTATCATAACCTTCGTAGGTAATATAACACTTGCTATCATCAACATCTAATACTGTTGCTGGATACCATGTACCTTTCCAAAGAACCTCTGCTTTTTGTCCCACAGAACAGGGTGAAGCAGCAAAAGCACTGGGGATTAATGCTCCTACCCAAGTAGCCATAAAGATGGCACCAAACAATAGTTTGTTTTTCATTTTTATCTCCTCAATCAGTAAAATTTAATTTTGATGATGATTTATATAAATCTCAATCAAAATTTGTAACTAACTGCCACTATTTTGATGAAATTAAATTGGCGATCGCCTCAGCAAAACTTATGATTTTACACCGCAGTTTGTGAAGATATTGCTGAACGATACCGTATATTAAATTAACAACAGTTCTCGATTTTACTTAATTGACATACAGCAAATTACAACTTCTCTACGAGAGGCTATGCCAAAGTGAGGTACAGATAATTGTAGGGGCACAACAATCTATACTCAGATAGGACTTACGCAAAAACTCTCTGAAACTCTTATTTCTTTGTGTCCTTTGCGTCCTTTGCGGTTCGTTTTTTCATGATTTTGCGTAAGTCCTGTCAGAAATCTTATCTCACATTAATTTTTAGAGTTTTTCAGATTCCCGGCTCTAAATTTAATTTCATAAATTCCCAGCAAAGCTGCTGCAATCAACAAAGGTAAAAAGTAGTATATCCCGCGATAAGCTAACAGTGAACCCAAAACTGCCGCCGCCGAAATTTTTGATGAGAGAAACAGCAACACCACAGTTTCAAAGACACCCAAACCGCCAGGAACATTACTAACTACACCTGCAAACATCGCTAGTAAATAAATTCCTAAAAAGTCGAGATAAGACAAAGGTGTATTATTAGGAAGTATCGCAAAAAGAACCGCAGCAGCCAGAATCCAATCAAGGCTAGAAATGGTAATTTGAGCTAAGGATATTGGTAAGGAAGGAAAGCGAAATTCTTGCTGACGAATAATTAATGGCTGTTTAATTAAAATACTTCCCAACACATATATAGCAATCAACAACAGAAAAATTACACCGATGGGACGTACTGTTGTAAAAGGCAAATGTAATTGTGGGGGAATTGTCAAAGGGTTGGTAATAAATATTAATCCAGCAGTGGCGAACATTCCTAGCCAAAAGGTGAAATTAGCAAAAGCAATAACTTGAGCGATCGCCACTGCTGACACTCCCCAATTAGCATAAAATCGATAACGGATAGCACTCCCAGTCAGCAAGGCAAAACCTATCGTATTGCTAAATGTAGAGCTAATAAAGTTAGTGAAAGCTATCTTGTTCCAGCTTAGGGAACGATTAATGTAGTTAAAACCCAAAATATCATAGCCAATCATCACTAAATATCCCAAAGCTGTCAGCCAAATTGCCCAGCTTAAGCGACTTTTGGGAATTGCTGCTAGAGAGTTGAGGATATCACGATAATTATACTCATGCAATTCGTGAGCGATCGCCCACAAAGAAAGCGCCAGCAGCAACAAGCCAAAAAAAGAACTGAAATTAAGTCGCAGCTTTTTAAGCATCCTAAAGAAACTTATCCTAACTCTCGATTTTTAACTCAATACGGTTCGGTTAAGGGTTATTTGTGTAGATAATTGGTCTAGAGAAGACGCGATAAATCAGACGCGATTTATCGCGTCTCTACATGAGGGTTTTGGGTTTATCTGAACTGTATTAATTTTTAATTTACAACCAGTCGTAAAGTTTCCATCGTCTTGACACAGCATTGACAAATTACTTGCGTAAACTTTTGGTTGCTAGCATCAACTGACCAATGCCCTTTAAAGATGAACTACAAAAAATCGAAAATTTTCTTGCTAATTTCAGTATTCACCCTAGTTGGCTGTCATTTCTCCCAAAGTGTCGTCGCAAAACCACCGCAACAGCAGGACTTACAAACAACACCTTCCCCTCTTCCATCCCAGCTTAATGCTAGCGACTTAGCTACTACCCTCAGCTATAAGATTGAAACTTACAATAGTCAAGTTATGGGTGCAAGTCGTACCTACGGCGTTTCTTTACCCCCCGGTTATGAGCAAAACCCAAAAGGAAGCTATCCTGTAATCTTTCTTCTTCACGGTGGCTATGGCGATCCCACTGCTTGGTTTAGTCAAGATAAGGGACAAGCTCTCAAAACTCTCAAACAACTTTATATTACAGGTAAGTTGCCGCCCAGCATCATTATTACACCAGATGGGA
It encodes the following:
- a CDS encoding AbrB/MazE/SpoVT family DNA-binding domain-containing protein, with product MASATITTKGQVTIPKEIRDYLNLDTGSKVDFVIDENGTVKLIPLNVPIQSLSGILHRPGMKSATLEEMEAAIQEGSSD
- a CDS encoding group II intron reverse transcriptase/maturase; amino-acid sequence: MIRHSRHTSESWKALPWKKFRRNLFRLQKRVFKAVQVGDKRKARFLQKLIFKSTSARFLAIRLVSQLNAGKKTAGIDGKKSLSFEERFNLEELLKMNSGNWKHQGLREIPIPKKDGTTRMLKIPTIADRAWQCLAKYALEPAHEATFHARSYGFRTGRSAHDAQRYIYNNLRSSCNGTEKRVIELDIEKCFDRINHSAIMDELIAPKGLKLGIYRCLKAGVNPEFPEQGTPQGGVVSPLLANIALNGVESIHRYRANGQINEPSIRYADDMVIILRPEDNAIEILEKISEFLRKRGMNVSQKKTKVTAATDGFDFLGWHFKVQKNGKFRSIPSVDNFKAFRKKVKHIVNNSNYGATTKAEKLAPVVRGWRNYHKFCKMDGSRNSLYHIKKRAYTVFNKEAKKNRYASKKLLDKAFPAVSYSESSHVMVKGTKSPYDGDTAYWSERKSKLYDGETSFALKKQNHRCASCGLKFIDEERIHLHHIDENHANWKKNNLEAIHESCHDYKHMSKSES
- a CDS encoding lysylphosphatidylglycerol synthase domain-containing protein, which codes for MLKKLRLNFSSFFGLLLLALSLWAIAHELHEYNYRDILNSLAAIPKSRLSWAIWLTALGYLVMIGYDILGFNYINRSLSWNKIAFTNFISSTFSNTIGFALLTGSAIRYRFYANWGVSAVAIAQVIAFANFTFWLGMFATAGLIFITNPLTIPPQLHLPFTTVRPIGVIFLLLIAIYVLGSILIKQPLIIRQQEFRFPSLPISLAQITISSLDWILAAAVLFAILPNNTPLSYLDFLGIYLLAMFAGVVSNVPGGLGVFETVVLLFLSSKISAAAVLGSLLAYRGIYYFLPLLIAAALLGIYEIKFRAGNLKNSKN
- a CDS encoding Uma2 family endonuclease, which gives rise to MIASPQQNYLTPEEYLQLEEQNPVKHEYIDGYIYAMAGALDPHVTIALNLASLLRNHVRGSGCRVYIADMKARIESLNRFYYPDVMVTCDGRDQETPAYKRFPCLIIEVLSNSTEAFDRGDKFADYQTLESLQEYVLINTKRQRVECFRRNDEGLWVLQSYTAEDKSFRLNSVDFQETMAALYEDVVFE
- a CDS encoding aspartate kinase, which codes for MALIVQKYGGTSVGSVERIQAVSVRVCKTVKAGNSVVVVVSAMGKTTDGLVKLANEISPNPSRREMDMLLSTGEQVTIALLSMALQELGQPAISMTGAQVGIVTEAEHSRARILHIETTRLTRQVKAGKVVVVAGFQGISSAEELEITTLGRGGSDTSAVALAAALGANFCEIYTDVPGILTTDPRLVPEAQLMDAISCNEMLELASLGAKVLHPRAVEIARNYGVPLVVRSSWTDDPGTWVTSAKPQGRSLINLEIARPVDHVEFDTNQAKVALLRVPDKPGVAARLFGEISRQKVDVDLIIQSIHEGNSNDIAFTVTTPILKRAEAVAAAIAPALRNASNPKSEEAEVMVERNIAKVSIAGAGMIGRPGVAAKMFATLAEANVNIQMISTSEVKVSCVVDAAECDRAVTALRSAFEIEAGEQGSRGAEESSSPLPLYPSAPLPSFPPVRGVALDLNQARLAIRQLPDRPGMAAKLFGLLAQHNVSVDMIIQSQRCRVIDGVPRRDIAFTVSQIDGENAKELLTQVAAELGWGEVVLDSAIAKVSIVGTGMVGQPGVAAKMFEALAQQQINIQMIATSEIKISCVVAQDQGVKALQAIHKAFDLAGSEKFVVPA
- a CDS encoding type II toxin-antitoxin system HicB family antitoxin, translated to MLITYTARYTKTDSGYMGQLIEWQEVITEGETIEECRAMLQDATKEMILAYRQQNKEIPTGGSLLEQIPIEV
- a CDS encoding tetratricopeptide repeat protein, with translation MPLSGVVEFVGREEELQNLHQLLQDYKQVAIAAIAGMGGVGKTELALQYAIQRRETYNGGLCWLLPKTGDIGIQVVQFARTQLDLNPPEDLTEDFNQKLLAQVQYCWRRWRGGDVLLVLDDVSDYEEVKPYLQSLPSRFKVLMTTRQKLGRIAQLSLDVLQPEEALELFKSLLKETPGRIEKELAVANHLCEWLGYLPLGVELVGRYLARKQDLSVAEMLRRLENKRLDERSLSKSKSEADMTAQRGVLAAFELSWQELEDDDKQLGCLLSLFAAAPIPWKLVEQCLPDEDAQDLEDIRDDSLLNLHLLQRKGEGVYQLHPLLREFFQYQCTGLEQVEEFKRSLCRVMVAVAKEIPYTPTLKQITDATPAIPHIAEVANNLIQYLSDDDLTLPFIGNAWFYSGQGLYGQAVPWCEQCLEVTKKRLGEEHLHVATSLHNLGGLYFSQGRCNEVESLYLQALAIRRRLLGEENLDVAQSLNNLALFYSFQGRSNEVESLYLQALAIRRRLLGEENLDVAQTLNNLALFYSFKDRHNKAEPLYQQALAIRRRLLGEENLDVAQSLNNLALCYKSQKKYSDAEPLYEKALALQQCLLGDEHHTVATTINNLAGLYESQNKYSEAESWYKQALEIQRCRLGEEHPNVALILNNLAAFYNSQGKYSKAEDLLKQALDIYERCLGVNHLRTVTCREDLAYIRDRLSQNPE
- a CDS encoding type II toxin-antitoxin system HicB family antitoxin — encoded protein: MAQAIYDKLEDGTFTGRIPVCKGVIAFASTLRGCEDELRSTLEDWILLGLKLGQALAVIEH
- a CDS encoding Tudor-knot domain-containing protein, whose protein sequence is MKNKLLFGAIFMATWVGALIPSAFAASPCSVGQKAEVLWKGTWYPATVLDVDDSKCYITYEGYDSSWDEWVGTSRFRASFEVGDAVRILWKGKWYQGRILDVSENLYKITYDGYDSSWDEWVEPSRVSR